Proteins encoded by one window of Haliotis asinina isolate JCU_RB_2024 chromosome 6, JCU_Hal_asi_v2, whole genome shotgun sequence:
- the LOC137286813 gene encoding uncharacterized protein codes for MTDLRLFLVLVLGACHGDFPFRNTSLSWDERVEDLVGRLTMEEIMYQMTKGGASPGNGPTPPIPRLGIGPYSWNTECLRGDVEAGNATSFPQSLGLAAAWDPEVVFKVAEATSEEVRGKYNDFVKNKQYGTHKGISCFSPVINIMRDPRWGRNEETYGEDPYLTGQYAAHFVWGLQGDHPRYVRANAGCKHFDVYAGPEDIPVSRMSFSANVTERDWRTTFLPAFRTCVKAGTYNIMCSYNSINGVPACANKRLLTDILRGEWGFQGYVVSDQGAIENIIGSHHYFNNTVDTVAACVNAGCNLELSSRADAVYLSMLDAIKQGKLTEELVRERVKKLFYTRMRLGEFDPPSMNPYSTYDLSYVETKAHRELAVWAATRTFVLLKNEGNFLPLKQKFGTVGVVGTMTFEGNNTVGNYAPNTDPRFMSRTIDGLRTLGNVVQAASGCNDSLCASYDAAGVRKAVTGVDVLFITLGTGAMIEREGHDKADIELPAGQVQLLKDAVAYSGNVPIVLLLFNAGPLNMTFAVENPRIVSIMEVFYPAQATGEAIRRVLTNDGGNNVPAGRLPYTWPRSLEGFPEMVNYSMDGRTYRYFNTEVLYPFGYGLSYSTFSYVEAIYPGVIQAGQSINVTTVVVNNGPHAADEVVQLYLRWKSPSVPTPKIQLVGFKRVSLEVSQKMVVSLLIEAENMAIWDDYYGWIVEDGYVEIFIGGQQPNQTPSLPSNVLSGAVMINGTVILGKY; via the exons ATGACAGACCTTCGTCTGTTCCTCGTCTTGGTGTTAGGCGCCTGTCATGGTGACTTCCCCTTCAGAAACACCAGTCTGTCCTGGGACGAGCGTGTGGAGGACCTTGTTGGCCGCCTCACCATGGAAGAGATCATGTACCAGATGACGAAAGGAGGCGCTAGTCCGGGCAATGGCCCCACCCCTCCCATACCTCGACTTGGTATCGGACCCTACTCCTGGAACACCGAGTGTCTGAGGGGAGACGTGGAGGCAGGGAATGCTACCTCCTTCCCTCAGTCTCTGGGCCTAGCTGCCGCCTGGGA CCCCGAAGTTGTGTTTAAAGTGGCAGAGGCGACGAGTGAAGAAGTTCGAGGAAAGTACAATGACTTCGTGAAGAACAAGCAGTACGGCACCCACAAGGGTATCAGCTGCTTCAGCCCCGTTATCAACATCATGCGGGACCCCAGGTGGGGCAGGAACGAA GAGACGTATGGAGAAGACCCCTACCTGACTGGCCAGTACGCTGCCCACTTCGTGTGGGGTCTACAGGGAGACCATCCACGCTATGTCAGAGCCAACGCTGGGTGTAAACATTTCGATGTGTACGCCGGTCCAGAGGATATCCCCGTCAGCAGGATGTCCTTCAGTGCCAAC GTCACAGAGCGAGATTGGCGGACAACCTTCCTGCCCGCCTTCAGAACATGCGTCAAAGCAGGAACATACAATATCATGTGCAGCTATAACAG CATTAATGGTGTACCTGCTTGCGCCAACAAACGGCTGTTGACGGACATCCTTAGAGGAGAATGGGGCTTTCAGGGCTACGTCGTCAGCGATCAAGGGGCAATAGAAAACATCATCGGGTCCCACCATTACTTCAACAACACTGTAGATACTGTAGCTGCCTGCGTAAATGCTGGATGTAACCTAGAACTGTCAAGTAGAGCCGACGCAGTGTATTTGTCCATGT TGGATGCCATTAAGCAGGGAAAGCTGACAGAAGAGTTAGTGAGGGAACGAGTAAAGAAACTGTTTTATACGAGGATGAGACTTGGAGAGTTTGACCCTCCTTCTATGAACCCCTATTCTACATATGACCTCTCGTATGTGGAGACCAAGGCGCACAGGGAACTCGCCGTGTGGGCAGCAACAAGAACATTTGTCCTACTGAAGAATGAAGGGAACTTTCTTCCACTCAAGCAGAAATTCGGCACTGTAGGG GTGGTTGGTACAATGACTTTTGAGGGCAACAATACCGTCGGCAACTACGCCCCCAACACCGACCCCAGGTTTATGTCGCGGACAATTGACGGATTGAGGACGCTGGGGAATGTCGTGCAGGCTGCATCTGGCTGTAACGACAGTTTGTGTGCCAGCTACGACGCCGCCGGTGTAAGAAAGGCAGTCACTGGTGTCGACGTGCTGTTCATTACGTTAGGGACAG GCGCCATGATTGAGAGGGAAGGTCACGACAAAGCAGACATTGAGCTGCCAGCCGGACAGGTGCAGCTTCTTAAAGACGCTGTCGCGTACA GTGGGAATGTCCCGATAGTGTTACTGCTCTTTAACGCTGGTCCTCTTAACATGACCTTCGCCGTGGAGAACCCTCGTATCGTGTCCATCATGGAGGTATTCTATCCCGCCCAAGCCACAGGAGAGGCGATCAGAAGGGTCCTCACGAATGATGGAGGGAACAATGTACCCGCAGGCAGACTGCCCTATACATGGCCCAGGTCACTGGAAGGC TTCCCAGAGATGGTGAATTACTCAATGGACGGCCGCACCTACCGCTACTTCAACACGGAAGTCCTCTACCCTTTCGGATACGGGCTGTCATATTCCACGTTCTCCTATGTGGAGGCAATATACCCGGGAGTGATTCAGGCAGGACAAAGCATCAATGTGACTACGGTGGTCGTCAATAACGGGCCTCACGCCGCTGACGAG GTAGTACAACTGTACCTCCGATGGAAGAGCCCGTCAGTCCCCACGCCGAAGATTCAGCTTGTGGGATTCAAGAGGGTGTCTTTAGAGGTCAGTCAGAAGATGGTGGTGAGCCTGCTCATAGAAGCAGAGAACATGGCGATTTGGGACGACTACTATGGCTGGATTGTCGAGGATG GCTACGTGGAGATATTTATCGGCGGTCAGCAGCCCAACCAGACACCGAGTCTTCCATCCAATGTCCTTTCAGGCGCAGTAATGATCAACGGTACTGTGATTCTAGGGAAGTATTAG